The sequence below is a genomic window from Macadamia integrifolia cultivar HAES 741 chromosome 1, SCU_Mint_v3, whole genome shotgun sequence.
AGCAAATTTTTGGACAATCACTTTACTTCGATTCGGGAATAAACAAAATTGACCACTCATTCTGCCTTCAGAGGAGCATCTGCAATGGCCAGAATGTCCTTTTTGCTCTTCACCATAGCTCTTTTCTTAGTTTCAAAATCAACTTTGCTCAGGTCCTCTGCAATCCCCAAGTACCCATAAAGAACTTGCTCCATCTCATCTCCCTCTACAATTCCTGCATCGCCATTGCCATTTCTGCTAATAGCATTTATCTGCTGGAACTCCACCCTGCCACGCTTGTTTTTAGTATAGTAGTTGTGAAGTCTCTCTGCATCTTGCAATCCAGAAAAAGTAGGAGCAAACTTCACCACCATAACACTTTGATTTGCAGGTCTACCATGGCATACCTTGGGCCTCCCCCCACCAAAACCCATCTCTGCAAAGTCGAAGATAGAAGTTATTAGAAAGAAATAATTAGAAACCATGTAGGATAGTCCTAAGTCTTCCTGTGTTTTTTGAAGATTCAAGTTAAATTCATTCCAAGCAGGGGAACTCACACCATCCACCCgttaaaatcaaaataattccAGCAATCAACTGAAACCGGTGGTAATAAATATCCATGATATCACAGACCTTTGAGAATAGCTTCCATATCTTCAATTGTTAGGACCTTCCTTCTGTCAGGATCCTTGTTGCCAATGGAACTGTTATGGATTATGACGAGTGGAGGCCAGAGAATGAGGTCCTCCTTCAGAGCCAAAGCCTCGGCATGTGGCAAGTCTGCATGTACCCATATACCATCACGAGGCACAGTACTATTCCACCCCATCAAAACACAGATTGCTTTGTGAAGACCCCAGTGGTCTGCTCTTGATTGCTTCTGTGACATAAGGGCATGTGTCACCAGACTACGTGTGTCACCGAACTCTTTGGATTGGCTGAAACATAAATGAAGCAACCAATTGCTAAGGAGCAAATAATATTGACACCATTTTGGTGCAAGCTGCACAATAATGAACCATACTGaaacaaggaaataagaaaGCCAATTGCTCAAGGGAGAAAAATAAACGtaacactttttcaaaaataaaataattatcaacaaaagaaaaattaggtCCTGGACATCAGAGTATATATCACCTACCCAACTGCCTGGTCCAGAAAGTTTATCCCCTAGGTGATCTATTTCTGGGGTGTAAGGAATTACTCATTAACTAAATCTATATACTGACgagattttattttctcatttcctAGATAGCATATTTACTAATAAGCCAAAGAATAACATCATCCTCTAAACCATAGTCGACATGagaaaaggaatgaaaaaaaggaaggagacaCTAAGATTACGATGCAGATGAAATAGATAAAATTAGTTAACTGAAGCTCAGGACCGTTCAAAAAAATCCCCAGCTGtggcatatatgcacatcaaccTTCAAACCCTAGGATGAAAACTGAATTATCATGCATGAGTAATTGAACAAGAATGTCCATAGAACCCTCTCCCCTTGAGCCTCAGATCCATTAAGAAGTGCTACACACTaagagaagatcaaagaaaCATCGTCAACTTGTGAATCAGACGGTAGAAGTGGTTCCTAATTATACAATCCAAGACCCCCAGTAGATAGATGAATTGAAGTCCCCTCCCAACCAcaacccacacccccccccccaaaaaaaaaaaaagtcttcatATATCAACATATAAAACCTCCAGCACTCATCTCGCAATTTTGCATTGAACGAGAGTTGAGAACAATCTCCAAAaagacatgaatactattatggTTAATGGATACTCACTTGATTGTGGCACAAAGAGCAAGATTAATTTACTTCTGAATCAAACTATAGGGGCAACAAATGCTCCACATTCAGAAACATTTCATGAAGTAGAAGACAGACCTGCCACACACGATGCATAGCAGACTACCAGCATTCCCTTGCTCCTTGTATCTTCTTTGATGAGCTGGGTTCTCATTCAACTGTTTAGAAAACCTAAGGAAGGCTTCATATGCCTTCTGGTTAAACTTCTCAGAACCTTCTGGTGGTTCAGGCTTTGCTGGAGACCCTTGATCTTCTGATGGACCAGCATTCTGATCATTGACATCACCATGGAGATCATATTGGTTTCTCTTCTGAAATTTGCATGGTCTGTATACAGTGTGCTTCCTATCTAGTGTGTACGAATTATGAAAATTTGAGGGACCAAGTCTCAATCGCTTCTTTACGCTTACATTTCTGGAACAAGCAATACGAGGTTCTCTGGGACAGCCTCGAACACGTAAAGATAGATCTTGAGGTGGCATCCAATCATCAGATGCAGACCCTCTGTGATGGGCCATTCTGTCAAATACCCTTTCAGTTTTCTTTCCATGTTGGGGGCGTCTATAGTGCAACCGTTTGGACCACAATAAACTGGTTGAATGTTCACCAGTCCACTGTTCATCACCATCAATGGATTCCTGAACTTGGCTAATTGTATCGTCATCATTACTTGATATATACCTGTGATTGTATCTATTCATCTCCTCGTCAATGGTGTGGTTTCTATTAGTCACCCTTACAGATGGGTCATAAAAACGTAACTCCTCTGCCTTTAATCTTCTCTCAGGGCTCAAGTCAAGCCTGTATATATCTGAACCACACTCTGACATTGTTGAACTCTGCAATCTTCCCCCGTAAGACACTGGACCAGCGTCTCTTTCATAACCATAATCTATAACCGACTGTGAGATATCATTATCATGATCCCTCAACATTCTTGATCTGATTTCAAGATGAGTATTTCTATAACCCAATGACTCTCCATCTTGCTTTGTTTCCCGTGAAATTTTATCGACATCATAGTAATTTGATGCCGGTTCACCTTGTAAAGTATAGTCCCATAAGGCACTCTCTGTCAGGGTTCTATGAGAACCTGAAGCAGATTCAACCCTGTTCACAACATTGTCCATTAAGCATGGCCTTACTGAATTACTATGATCATGGACCATTCCATCAGTTGGATGCAGGTTTCTGTATAAGTTATCAGACAGGTATTCTGGATCAACCCTCTCTCTTCTACCAAGTTCAGGATAATTATATTCCCGGGCCTCACGCCCAGCTGGACTAAGAAGGCCCAGCTGGGAGGATTCCAGGTCTTTTTGTCGCAGCTCAGTGTGCTTTCCAGAGCCAAAAGGTAGATCCTGTCGCAGCTCAAAATCCTTTCCAGAACCAAAAGGTGGAGGCTGTGGCAGCTCAAAATCCTTTCCAGAACTATAAGGTTGCTGGCGATAATCATCACGGTTGACAGGGTCTGTAAGCTTTCCACCACTCCTAGCAAATCCATCTGAAGGTAAAGTCCTGCCACCACCATAGAAACCAAGGAAATCGTCCTTTGAAGGGCCTTGGCCTGAAGAGGTGCTACCAAAAGCATTAGAATGAGACAAAGGCATGGTAGAGTATGGAGCATCCCTCGAATAGAACACTGGTTTCTCTTCTTCATATAATTCTCTAGAAGCTATTATATCTGGACGACGATTGTCACCATACCGAAGATCTCCAACCCTTCCATGGCCAACATCCCCGCCAAGGTTGTCACCATACCGAAGATCCTCAACCCTTCCATGGCCAATATCCCCGCCAACTTTACCAGAATTTATGACTGCGGCAACCTCAGGAGGAAGAGTAACGAACTTTCGATATGACCTATCTTCCATGTACAAAGACTTCGAaaacaacattccattctcttcAAGCGCTGAAGAACCAATGGTATTGAAATTCTTCTGTTTACCAATTCTAGAACTACTAAAGCCGCTGCTGCAATCATCGACATACTTCAGACTAGGTTTCGGGTCAGCATTCGAATAAACAGGATCAGGCAATAGATATTTCAGGCGGAAGCCATCAGAAGAAGAGTTCTCATTGAACTGTGATCGGTTACGGGACTGGCCGTAAAGGGGCGACGGGGATCGAACAACCATACAGTCTCTCCCACCATTCAAATGCCTAGTGTAATCTCTTCTCTCAACAGAAGTGCTCCTACGATCATGGACCAGAACCCTTCTAGACCTCTCGACTTCAAGAGGACTCAAACTTCGAAGAGAACGTGGATGATGATCCTCACGCATGTCTCGGCGATGTGATGGACATGGATCAGGACGCCATTCGGATCTGTGATCCCTTATCTTAGGGGGAGGGGATCGGGTTCTCACGTCTCCGAGCCTTCGTGCTCGCATCTTCTAGTTATTATCCAAAGAAACTGCCGTAACTGCAAAATACTACGCCGAGAACGGTTCAATCCCTTCAATCGTGAAATTTCGCAGATCAAAGCTCACACCATAATAGACCTCGATGAATACTTCAGAATCAGAATGCCCGCGAAGAGGAAGACGCTGGtcggaaaaaacaaaaacaaagagagagagagagagagagagagagagagagagagagagaagcgaaGCAAGTGGCAATCGAGTCAATCtgaaaaacaaaaccctaatctataAGAAAACAGTTACTACGCATTCAACTATTGCTGCACCTAATGTTCAGAAAACTAAATAAATCCTAACCCTAGATAAGAAAAGCTTCAAGAATTGCATCTAAGGATCACAAAATAGGATTGAACTTGTAATCCTGTATCATCCATCATCGGAAAAGAGGGATAGAAATCCGAAATAACACAGACCTTTTCAAACAAGGTTTTAGAAGCAATTTTCGATCTCCAACACCATTCAATAATTCCCACCTTCTCCTCCTCGTTCCAgaatagaattttcagttttcagTTTCCTTTCTTCAAGAAGAATAAGAACCTGCTTTGCATCTCCGAGAgatactgaaaataaaaaaaatttgtctcGCAATCGTTCATTCCTCGTTCCAAATTCCCCATTCCTCAATTCCAACAATGTCGCGGACGAAACCCTTTTTATCTCTTCTGAGTTCTGAAAGACTtgttagggttttaaaattggTTTATAGAGAgcgtaaaaaataaaaaaataaaaacaaaacaaaaccaaaattggATTTATCTCTAATTCTCCATTGCTTTAATCCTGTTTTACATCCATCTGAGATCTGAACCGTTTACGTGTTCCCACCCCCCACACGTTTAGATCATTACAGCCATCACAAAGCCTTTAAGTCTTTAACCATACCCGTTAAGATTCCATATCAGCAATAGGGGCTGATCccatatggtcccataaaagAGATTTTGTGTGTCATCGTGTCCACTCAGCCATTGGATACCCCTTTCGATAGtttaattattgaaaaaaaaaaaagtgtgacaTAAGTTTCTTCATCTTAAAAGCCGGTTTTTAGAGACGATTCGCCTGAGTCTCGTATAATCACCCAATAGCAGTAACCACATGAATAAATTATGTGTATTTTAAATTTTGTAGGTAAAAATCAATCTTTTATATGGAAAATGGATGCACTCATCCAGTATTGcatcttctcttttcccttctaCACTTTCTTTTGCGTAGTAACGAATCTTGTACGTGTTCCTAAAGATAAGAAAATGAATTTATCCATTTTTTGAGGTCTCAAAAAGGGTATggaaaaacataagaaaataaatcttgaataaataaataaaattaaaagatcCCACAACTGCATAAATTAGATTATACTAGGATTGAGTGAAAGTCATTCAACTTTTACaaaaaacagtgaagagcactaaacacaaATTACACACCCGTATAAATAATCCTAAAgaagtaagaggagtcgaacttatAACCACATACTTCTTGAGACGGAAATCCCTTACCAACTCCGTTATCttttaagagaaaataataaataaaaagctcATGTAAGAAGTAAATAGTTCACTGATGTTGTGAGAATCTTTTTTCCATATCTTTTTGCCATGCTATGCTGTATATTATCAAAGGATacgtcgtttttttttttttttttcaaagaagatggaaaatTACAATTCTCCATCAACTAGATTGGAATTTGACCAAACTATCGTACATTATCCATTAACATATTAAACTCCCTAAGAACAGAAGAGGAAATAAGAAGCAAAATGCCTAAATAGAGCCATGAAGTAGCCCGCACCGATAGGTCTGGCTGGGTTTGGTTATTAATGTCCAACATCTGAACAATCTAGTAAATGTGCCCCGATATAGACCTAATCCAATTATGGATCGATATTCAACCAACCGAATAGAAACATATTGCAAGACCTGTGAGACCCGCTTATCTATCCAGTCAATAACAATGTGAAGCCTTAATTGGTGAGGTCCAATTATATCAGATCAAAAACGATCAGGCCCAGATTTACTACCACATATTCTTCCACGCAGCTTTTGAGAATAATGCAAAACAAGCTGAGCTCGGGCTCCATGACCTCCAACCCGTTTAGGGCCTTGCTAGAGATTTCGATTAAGGCTGTCATTCTGCCCCTTGGCCTGGGAAACAAACAGATCTCCCCAATTTAGACTGATTTCGCTGAAAATACCATATTTCGACCACTGGATTCGATTGATCAATTAGCTCAGGTTCAATGCCTTGGGCTGAGGTTTGAGTTGCTGATTGCTCGGTCCTTCTGCAATAGGCACCAGTCTCCGTTCAAACCACTGAAAGGTGTTGACATTGAGTGTGTTCCAAGTATGAATTCAAAAGTAATTATCATTTTCGCAATGTGTAAGGAGCTGAAGAGAGTGCAGCTGCCATTATCATTTCTGTTGCATGGATTAACCATGACTTACCTATACAGCCAATCTGAAAATTGGCCCCtgcttcagaaaaaaaaaaaagtgggaaaaggagggggggggtcAACTGCAAGTGCAAAGTACTTATTAAAGAGTTAAAATTGCAGGAAAAGAATCTCCCATCCCTTCGTCACAGttacaaataaaaattttacaaCCTGAAAAAATTCTTCAACTTGATAATAGCTGTTTATACTCAGTAAGCAGATTTGGAACATCATCCATACGCAACTGAAAGAGCAACCACCATGGAACTAAAATGAGAATCAGAAAGAAAATGGATATAAGATAAAAAATAGTTGACATCCAAAACagttgggaaaaagaagaatgggATGGTTCTCATGTAATGCACAAAAAGAAGGCATGGTAAGTAC
It includes:
- the LOC122078105 gene encoding uncharacterized protein LOC122078105, with product MRARRLGDVRTRSPPPKIRDHRSEWRPDPCPSHRRDMREDHHPRSLRSLSPLEVERSRRVLVHDRRSTSVERRDYTRHLNGGRDCMVVRSPSPLYGQSRNRSQFNENSSSDGFRLKYLLPDPVYSNADPKPSLKYVDDCSSGFSSSRIGKQKNFNTIGSSALEENGMLFSKSLYMEDRSYRKFVTLPPEVAAVINSGKVGGDIGHGRVEDLRYGDNLGGDVGHGRVGDLRYGDNRRPDIIASRELYEEEKPVFYSRDAPYSTMPLSHSNAFGSTSSGQGPSKDDFLGFYGGGRTLPSDGFARSGGKLTDPVNRDDYRQQPYSSGKDFELPQPPPFGSGKDFELRQDLPFGSGKHTELRQKDLESSQLGLLSPAGREAREYNYPELGRRERVDPEYLSDNLYRNLHPTDGMVHDHSNSVRPCLMDNVVNRVESASGSHRTLTESALWDYTLQGEPASNYYDVDKISRETKQDGESLGYRNTHLEIRSRMLRDHDNDISQSVIDYGYERDAGPVSYGGRLQSSTMSECGSDIYRLDLSPERRLKAEELRFYDPSVRVTNRNHTIDEEMNRYNHRYISSNDDDTISQVQESIDGDEQWTGEHSTSLLWSKRLHYRRPQHGKKTERVFDRMAHHRGSASDDWMPPQDLSLRVRGCPREPRIACSRNVSVKKRLRLGPSNFHNSYTLDRKHTVYRPCKFQKRNQYDLHGDVNDQNAGPSEDQGSPAKPEPPEGSEKFNQKAYEAFLRFSKQLNENPAHQRRYKEQGNAGSLLCIVCGSQSKEFGDTRSLVTHALMSQKQSRADHWGLHKAICVLMGWNSTVPRDGIWVHADLPHAEALALKEDLILWPPLVIIHNSSIGNKDPDRRKVLTIEDMEAILKEMGFGGGRPKVCHGRPANQSVMVVKFAPTFSGLQDAERLHNYYTKNKRGRVEFQQINAISRNGNGDAGIVEGDEMEQVLYGYLGIAEDLSKVDFETKKRAMVKSKKDILAIADAPLKAE